The proteins below come from a single Necator americanus strain Aroian chromosome V, whole genome shotgun sequence genomic window:
- a CDS encoding hypothetical protein (NECATOR_CHRV.G20349.T1), with product MSQELVDHGRTSQATSSADGQREGGTTAGPSTLRSVKIKEQPMSKIMVILERNVITLFLFLVILLSCGRDFCTIKEKKRDINNLILNSYTLNPTKFNHAAPTFLR from the coding sequence ATGTCTCAAGAACTAGTGGACCATGGACGAACATCACAAGCAACTAGTTCAGCGGATGGACAGCGTGAGGGCGGAACAACCGCCGGACCGTCAACGTTGCGTAGCGTGAAAATCAAGGAACAGCCGATGTCAAAGATCATGGTCATCCTCGAACGAAATGTCATCacattgtttctgtttctcgTGATTTTGCTTAGTTGTGGACGAGATTTCTGCActatcaaagagaaaaaaagagacatcAATAATCTCATCCTTAACTCCTATACATTGAATCCCACAAAGTTCAACCACGCTGCTCCGACTTTTCTTCGGTAA